The following proteins come from a genomic window of Cryptosporangium phraense:
- the purH gene encoding bifunctional phosphoribosylaminoimidazolecarboxamide formyltransferase/IMP cyclohydrolase codes for MTDRKPIRRALISVYDKTGIEELAVGLSELGVEIVSTGSTAGRIAAAGVKVTQVAEVTGFPETLDGRVKTLHPNIHAGLLADLRNPAHVQQLDELNIAPFDLVISNLYPFRETVASGAGHDEVVEQIDIGGPSMVRAAAKNHANVAIVVEPAAYPLVLDAARAGGFDLATRRQLAARAFAHTAAYDVAVAGWTARELVEETGDYRWPAFAGIALERAEVLRYGENPHQAAALYVDHDAAAGIAQAEQLHGKPMSYNNYVDADAAYRAAYDFSEPTVAIIKHANPCGIASADEVAEAHRKAHACDPVSAFGGVIAVNRPVSVQMAEQVAEIFTEVVVAPSYEDGAVEILSQKPSIRLLTAPARARGGVEFRQVSGGGLVQTVDGVDAPGDDVANWKLVTGEPVDEATLADLAFAWRAVRAVKSNAILLASDRATVGVGMGQVNRVDSARLAVSRADARAAGSVAASDAFFPFADGLEVLTAAGIKAIVEPGGSVRDDQVIAAAQAAGVALYFTATRHFYH; via the coding sequence ATGACTGACCGGAAGCCCATCCGGCGCGCGTTGATCAGCGTGTACGACAAGACCGGGATCGAAGAACTGGCCGTCGGGTTGTCCGAGCTCGGCGTCGAGATCGTCTCGACCGGCTCCACCGCCGGCCGCATCGCGGCCGCCGGGGTGAAGGTGACGCAGGTCGCCGAGGTGACCGGCTTCCCGGAGACGCTCGACGGGCGGGTCAAGACCCTGCACCCGAACATCCACGCCGGCCTGCTGGCCGACCTGCGCAACCCGGCCCACGTGCAGCAGCTCGACGAGCTGAACATCGCGCCGTTCGACCTGGTGATCTCGAACCTCTACCCGTTCCGGGAGACGGTCGCGTCGGGCGCCGGGCACGACGAGGTCGTCGAGCAGATCGACATCGGCGGCCCGTCGATGGTGCGCGCGGCCGCGAAGAACCACGCGAACGTGGCGATCGTCGTCGAGCCGGCCGCGTACCCGCTGGTGCTGGACGCGGCCCGGGCCGGCGGCTTCGACCTCGCCACCCGCCGCCAGCTGGCCGCCCGGGCCTTCGCCCACACCGCCGCCTACGACGTGGCGGTGGCCGGCTGGACCGCTCGTGAGCTGGTCGAGGAGACCGGCGACTACCGCTGGCCGGCCTTCGCCGGCATCGCGCTGGAGCGGGCCGAGGTGCTGCGCTACGGCGAGAACCCGCACCAGGCGGCCGCGCTCTACGTCGACCACGACGCGGCCGCCGGCATCGCCCAGGCCGAGCAGCTGCACGGCAAGCCGATGTCCTACAACAACTACGTCGACGCCGACGCCGCCTACCGGGCCGCGTACGACTTCAGCGAGCCGACCGTCGCGATCATCAAGCACGCGAACCCGTGCGGCATCGCGAGCGCCGACGAGGTCGCCGAGGCCCACCGGAAGGCGCACGCCTGCGACCCGGTGAGTGCGTTCGGCGGCGTGATCGCGGTCAACCGGCCGGTGAGCGTGCAGATGGCCGAGCAGGTCGCGGAGATCTTCACCGAGGTCGTCGTCGCGCCGTCGTACGAGGACGGCGCGGTCGAGATCCTCTCCCAGAAGCCGTCGATCCGGCTGCTCACGGCTCCGGCGCGGGCCCGCGGCGGGGTGGAGTTCCGGCAGGTGTCGGGCGGTGGGCTGGTGCAGACCGTCGACGGGGTCGACGCTCCCGGCGACGACGTGGCGAACTGGAAGCTCGTGACCGGCGAGCCGGTCGACGAGGCGACGCTGGCCGATCTGGCGTTCGCCTGGCGGGCCGTGCGCGCGGTGAAGAGCAACGCGATCCTGCTGGCGTCCGACCGCGCGACCGTCGGCGTCGGAATGGGGCAGGTCAACCGGGTCGACTCGGCGCGGCTGGCGGTCTCCCGGGCGGACGCGCGGGCGGCCGGGTCGGTGGCCGCGTCGGACGCGTTCTTCCCGTTCGCGGACGGCCTCGAGGTGCTGACGGCGGCCGGCATCAAGGCGATCGTCGAGCCGGGCGGCAGCGTCCGAGACGACCAGGTGATCGCCGCCGCCCAGGCGGCCGGAGTCGCCCTCTACTTCACCGCAACCCGCCACTTCTACCACTGA
- the pcrA gene encoding DNA helicase PcrA, whose product MSTLFDAPSQAPDPVPPRRPVRLAVDPATLLEGLNDQQRAAVVHEGTPLLIVAGAGSGKTRVLTHRIAWILAHRGAQPGEILAITFTNKAAGEMKERVSALIGPRARSMWVSTFHSACIRILRAEAKTAGLKSTFSIYDADDSRRLMTLVARELDLDPKRYPARSLTAQISNLKNELIDEETWASRASSTQERMLAEAYTLYQRRLREAQALDFDDIIMTTVNLLQAFPAVAEHYRRRFRHVMVDEYQDTNHAQYMLIRELVGTDSAGDPPPGELCVVGDADQSIYAFRGASIRNILEFERDYPQATTILLEQNYRSTQTILSAANAVIARNESRKPKNLWSQAGDGAPLTAYVADNEHDEAAWVAGEVDRLTDSGDHRPGDVAIFYRTNAQSRVFEEVFIRVGLPYKVVGGVRFYERKEVRDALAYLRALANPDDTVSVRRVLNTPRRGIGDRAEACVEALSSRERIGFGAALERAGEAPGIGSRAVKAIGEFTALMTALRRLAETEPPSIVLEEVLSRTGYLAELEESTDPQDEGRVENLQELVSVAREFEERAAAAETEAGLVEFLEQVALVADADSIPPAPDDEEGADQAAAQGQVTMMTLHTAKGLEFPVVFLTGLEDGVFPHLRSLGDPKELEEERRLAYVGITRAQERLYLSRAITRSAWGQPQYNPPSRFLDEVPTGLLSWEREAPAPKETLSKWSGTGSAQERLAAQYASSARPGGRAAGAGNRPVISLEVGDRVTHDAHGLGRVVEMRGDGDRAQACVDFGDGKPRWFLLRYAPLEKL is encoded by the coding sequence ATGAGCACCCTGTTCGACGCCCCCAGTCAGGCCCCGGATCCCGTCCCCCCGAGGCGGCCGGTGCGCCTGGCCGTCGACCCGGCCACGCTGCTCGAAGGCCTCAACGACCAGCAGCGCGCCGCGGTCGTGCACGAGGGCACGCCGCTGCTGATCGTCGCCGGTGCGGGCTCGGGCAAGACCCGCGTGCTCACCCACCGCATCGCCTGGATCCTCGCGCACCGCGGTGCCCAGCCCGGCGAGATCCTGGCGATCACGTTCACGAACAAGGCCGCGGGCGAGATGAAGGAACGGGTCTCGGCGCTCATCGGGCCGCGGGCCCGCTCGATGTGGGTGTCGACGTTCCACTCGGCCTGCATCCGCATCCTCCGGGCCGAGGCCAAGACGGCCGGCCTGAAGTCGACGTTCTCGATCTACGACGCCGACGACTCGCGTCGCCTGATGACGCTGGTCGCCCGCGAGCTCGACCTCGACCCGAAGCGCTACCCGGCCCGCTCGCTCACCGCGCAGATCAGCAACCTGAAGAACGAGCTGATCGACGAGGAGACCTGGGCGTCCCGCGCCTCCAGCACGCAGGAACGGATGCTGGCCGAGGCCTACACGCTCTACCAGCGTCGCCTCCGCGAGGCCCAGGCGCTCGACTTCGACGACATCATCATGACGACGGTGAACCTGCTGCAGGCGTTCCCGGCCGTGGCCGAGCACTACCGGCGCCGGTTCCGCCACGTGATGGTCGACGAGTACCAGGACACGAACCACGCCCAGTACATGCTGATCCGGGAGTTGGTCGGCACCGACTCGGCCGGCGACCCGCCACCTGGGGAGCTGTGCGTGGTCGGTGACGCCGACCAGTCGATCTACGCGTTCCGCGGCGCGAGCATCCGCAACATCCTCGAGTTCGAGCGCGACTACCCACAGGCGACGACGATCCTGCTCGAGCAGAACTACCGCTCCACGCAGACGATCCTGTCGGCGGCCAACGCGGTCATCGCCCGCAACGAGAGCCGCAAGCCCAAGAATCTGTGGTCGCAGGCGGGCGACGGCGCGCCGCTCACCGCCTACGTGGCCGACAACGAGCACGACGAGGCCGCCTGGGTCGCCGGCGAGGTCGACCGCCTCACCGACTCGGGTGATCACCGGCCCGGTGACGTCGCGATCTTCTACCGCACGAACGCGCAGTCCCGGGTGTTCGAGGAAGTGTTCATCAGGGTCGGGCTGCCCTACAAGGTCGTCGGCGGCGTCCGCTTCTACGAGCGCAAAGAGGTGCGCGATGCGCTCGCCTACCTGCGCGCGCTGGCCAACCCCGACGACACGGTGAGCGTCCGGCGGGTCCTGAACACGCCCCGGCGCGGTATCGGCGATCGGGCCGAGGCGTGCGTGGAGGCGTTGTCGTCGCGCGAGCGCATCGGGTTCGGCGCCGCGCTCGAGCGGGCCGGCGAGGCGCCGGGCATCGGCAGCCGGGCGGTGAAGGCGATCGGCGAGTTCACCGCGCTGATGACCGCGCTGCGCCGGCTGGCCGAGACCGAGCCGCCCTCGATCGTGCTGGAGGAGGTGCTGTCCCGCACCGGCTACCTGGCCGAACTGGAAGAGAGCACCGACCCGCAGGACGAGGGGCGCGTCGAGAACCTGCAGGAGCTGGTCAGCGTCGCCCGCGAGTTCGAGGAGCGGGCGGCCGCGGCCGAGACCGAGGCCGGCCTGGTCGAGTTCCTCGAGCAGGTCGCGCTGGTGGCCGACGCCGACAGCATCCCGCCCGCGCCCGACGACGAGGAAGGTGCCGACCAGGCCGCTGCGCAGGGGCAGGTCACGATGATGACGCTGCACACCGCCAAGGGTCTCGAGTTCCCGGTGGTGTTCCTGACCGGGCTCGAAGACGGCGTCTTTCCGCACCTGCGTTCGCTCGGCGACCCGAAGGAGCTGGAGGAGGAGCGGCGGCTCGCGTACGTCGGCATCACCCGGGCCCAGGAGCGGCTGTATCTCTCGCGGGCGATCACGCGCAGTGCCTGGGGGCAGCCGCAGTACAACCCGCCGTCCCGCTTCCTCGACGAGGTGCCGACCGGGCTGCTGAGCTGGGAGCGGGAGGCGCCGGCGCCGAAAGAGACGCTGTCGAAGTGGAGCGGTACCGGGTCGGCCCAGGAGCGGCTCGCGGCTCAGTACGCGTCGTCGGCGCGGCCGGGTGGGCGGGCGGCCGGGGCGGGGAACCGGCCGGTGATCTCGCTGGAGGTCGGGGATCGGGTCACTCACGATGCGCATGGGTTGGGGCGGGTCGTGGAGATGCGGGGGGATGGGGATCGGGCGCAGGCTTGTGTGGATTTTGGGGATGGGAAGCCGCGGTGGTTCTTGTTGAGGTATGCGCCGTTGGAGAAGTTGTGA
- a CDS encoding DUF6350 family protein, which translates to MALPAAALTTAGWAALVVLGPMAAIALIVWVVDNGSGAPAGDALRIATDGWLLAHGVRLQTTSGPIGLIPLLLSALILRQLYRAGRNSALATGAASWLEVVRVAVAVGLAYGAIGMVAALVGSTGAVGADPAAAGVITGLVAGLTACWGAARATKLAAKIVLPDVVGKGLKAGAVAAAAVLTAGVLAAGAQTVVTQDEFRTVFGSLQAGVVGGVAIVALCILYAPTAAVWATAYLIGPGFAVGADTAVDASTVQLAPLPSFPLLAAVPTGPASGMVSLALAAPLISGLLAGAVTARPESEGDLPRWRIALGGALVAGPVSGVLVGLASAAASGPLGGGRLAELGPSAWHVGIVLAVEVAVAALVGATVARTRASWSAWSATRRWTPEGSGDDPSPFRRLINGLLAGPPPPQPSPEQAEPAGAEDGRRTG; encoded by the coding sequence GTGGCGCTGCCGGCGGCGGCGCTCACCACCGCCGGCTGGGCCGCGCTGGTGGTACTGGGTCCGATGGCCGCGATCGCGCTGATCGTCTGGGTCGTCGACAACGGCTCGGGCGCGCCGGCCGGCGACGCGCTCCGCATCGCCACCGACGGGTGGCTGCTCGCGCACGGCGTCCGGCTGCAGACCACGAGCGGGCCGATCGGGCTGATCCCGCTCCTGCTCAGCGCGCTGATCCTGCGTCAGCTCTACCGCGCGGGCCGGAACAGCGCGCTGGCCACCGGGGCGGCGTCGTGGTTGGAGGTCGTCCGGGTCGCGGTCGCGGTCGGGCTCGCCTACGGCGCGATCGGCATGGTCGCCGCGCTGGTCGGTTCGACCGGGGCGGTGGGAGCCGATCCGGCCGCCGCCGGCGTGATCACCGGCCTCGTCGCCGGCCTCACCGCGTGCTGGGGCGCGGCCAGAGCCACGAAACTCGCTGCGAAAATCGTGCTGCCGGACGTCGTCGGTAAAGGTCTGAAGGCGGGTGCGGTCGCGGCGGCGGCCGTGCTGACCGCGGGCGTGCTGGCGGCCGGAGCGCAGACCGTCGTCACCCAGGACGAGTTCCGGACGGTCTTCGGATCGCTGCAGGCGGGTGTCGTCGGCGGGGTCGCGATCGTCGCGCTCTGCATCCTGTACGCGCCGACCGCGGCGGTCTGGGCCACCGCGTACCTGATCGGCCCGGGGTTCGCGGTCGGTGCCGACACCGCGGTCGACGCGAGCACCGTCCAGCTCGCCCCGCTGCCGTCGTTCCCGCTGCTCGCGGCGGTCCCGACCGGACCGGCGTCCGGGATGGTCAGCCTGGCCCTGGCGGCGCCGCTGATCTCCGGCCTGCTGGCCGGCGCGGTCACGGCCCGTCCGGAGAGCGAGGGCGATCTGCCCCGCTGGCGCATCGCGCTCGGTGGCGCGCTCGTCGCCGGACCGGTGTCCGGCGTGCTGGTCGGGCTCGCCTCCGCCGCCGCGTCCGGCCCGCTCGGTGGTGGACGTCTGGCCGAGCTCGGTCCGTCGGCCTGGCACGTCGGGATCGTGCTGGCGGTCGAGGTCGCGGTGGCCGCGCTGGTCGGGGCGACGGTCGCGCGCACCCGGGCGTCGTGGTCGGCCTGGTCGGCGACGCGTCGCTGGACGCCGGAGGGCAGCGGTGACGACCCGTCGCCGTTCCGCCGGCTGATCAACGGGCTGCTCGCCGGACCCCCGCCGCCCCAGCCCTCGCCGGAGCAGGCCGAACCCGCCGGTGCCGAGGACGGCCGCCGAACCGGTTAG
- the sucC gene encoding ADP-forming succinate--CoA ligase subunit beta, translating to MDLFEYQARDIFAKHGVPVLAGSVADTPAEAKAIAEKVGKQVVVKAQVKVGGRGKAGGVKLAETPADAEARATDILGMDIKGHIAHRVLVAEASDIEEEYYFSFLLDRANRTFLAMASREGGVEIEQVAVENPDALAKIPVSAVDGVDEAKAREILVAGKFPEDTLDEAAKAVVALWDVFVGEDATLVEVNPLVKAPGGRIIALDGKVTFDENASFRQPGHDELEDTSAVDPLEQAAKEKNLNYVKLDGEVGIIGNGAGLVMSTLDVVAYAGEEFGGKKPANFLDIGGGASAEVMANGLEIILSDPAVKSVFVNVFGGITACDAVANGIVQALKLLQDRGDEVTKPLVVRLDGNNAELGRQILTDANHPLVEQVDTMDGAARRAAELAAK from the coding sequence GTGGATCTGTTCGAATATCAGGCGAGGGACATCTTCGCCAAGCACGGGGTACCGGTGCTGGCCGGTTCGGTGGCCGACACCCCGGCCGAGGCGAAGGCCATTGCCGAGAAGGTCGGGAAGCAGGTCGTCGTCAAGGCGCAGGTGAAGGTCGGCGGCCGCGGTAAGGCCGGCGGCGTCAAGCTCGCCGAGACGCCGGCCGACGCCGAGGCCAGGGCCACCGACATCCTGGGCATGGACATCAAGGGCCACATCGCGCACCGCGTGCTGGTCGCCGAGGCGAGCGACATCGAGGAGGAGTACTACTTCTCCTTCCTGCTCGACCGCGCGAACCGCACGTTCCTGGCGATGGCCAGCCGCGAGGGTGGCGTCGAGATCGAGCAGGTCGCGGTCGAGAACCCCGACGCGCTGGCCAAGATCCCGGTCAGCGCCGTGGACGGCGTCGACGAGGCGAAGGCTCGCGAGATCCTCGTGGCCGGCAAGTTCCCCGAAGACACGCTCGACGAGGCGGCCAAGGCCGTCGTCGCCCTGTGGGACGTCTTCGTCGGCGAGGACGCGACCCTCGTCGAGGTGAACCCGCTGGTCAAGGCCCCGGGCGGCCGCATCATCGCGCTCGACGGCAAGGTCACGTTCGACGAGAACGCAAGCTTCCGCCAGCCGGGCCACGACGAGCTCGAGGACACCTCCGCGGTCGACCCGCTCGAGCAGGCGGCCAAGGAGAAGAACCTCAACTACGTCAAGCTCGACGGCGAGGTCGGCATCATCGGGAACGGCGCCGGCCTGGTCATGTCGACGCTCGACGTGGTCGCGTACGCGGGCGAGGAGTTCGGCGGCAAGAAGCCGGCCAACTTCCTCGACATCGGCGGCGGCGCCTCGGCCGAGGTCATGGCCAACGGGCTGGAGATCATCCTCTCCGACCCGGCCGTGAAGAGCGTGTTCGTGAACGTCTTCGGCGGCATCACCGCGTGCGACGCGGTCGCCAACGGCATCGTCCAGGCCCTGAAGCTCCTCCAGGACCGGGGCGACGAGGTCACCAAGCCTCTCGTCGTCCGCCTGGACGGCAACAACGCCGAGCTCGGTCGGCAGATCCTCACCGATGCGAACCACCCGCTGGTCGAGCAGGTGGACACGATGGATGGCGCCGCCCGCCGCGCCGCCGAACTGGCTGCGAAGTAA
- the purN gene encoding phosphoribosylglycinamide formyltransferase translates to MAARVVVLVSGSGTTLQALLDAVADPTYGASVVAVGADRDGIEGLTRAEKAGVPTFVQRVKDHPTREAWDDALAAEIAGYAPDLIVSAGFMKLLGRTFLDRFPNRVVNSHPALLPSFPGMHGPRDALEHGVKITGCTLFFVDAGVDTGPIVAQRAVPVEPADDVSSLHERIKVAEREMLVDSIGRLAREGWTVTGRKVSIP, encoded by the coding sequence GTGGCAGCCCGAGTCGTGGTCCTCGTATCGGGGTCCGGCACCACGCTGCAGGCGCTGCTGGACGCGGTCGCGGACCCGACCTACGGCGCGTCGGTGGTCGCGGTGGGCGCCGATCGCGACGGCATCGAGGGTCTCACCCGGGCCGAGAAGGCCGGCGTGCCCACGTTCGTGCAGCGGGTGAAGGACCACCCGACCCGCGAGGCCTGGGACGACGCACTGGCGGCCGAGATCGCCGGCTACGCCCCGGACCTGATCGTGTCGGCCGGCTTCATGAAGCTGCTCGGGCGGACGTTCCTCGACCGGTTCCCGAACCGGGTGGTCAACAGCCACCCGGCGCTGCTCCCGTCGTTCCCGGGCATGCACGGCCCCCGCGACGCGCTCGAGCACGGGGTCAAAATCACTGGCTGCACGCTGTTCTTCGTCGACGCCGGTGTCGACACCGGACCGATCGTGGCCCAGCGGGCGGTCCCGGTCGAACCCGCTGACGACGTCAGCAGCCTGCACGAACGCATCAAGGTCGCCGAGCGGGAGATGCTCGTCGACTCGATCGGCCGGCTGGCCCGGGAGGGCTGGACCGTCACTGGAAGGAAGGTCTCGATCCCATGA
- a CDS encoding chorismate mutase yields MTAPTTADTEIAALRERINAADDELIRIWRERAELSRQVGAARMAAGGTRLVLSREKAIVDKFRDALGTDGAQLAMLLLRAGRGPL; encoded by the coding sequence ATGACTGCACCGACCACCGCCGACACCGAGATCGCCGCGCTCCGCGAGCGCATCAACGCGGCCGACGACGAACTGATCCGGATCTGGCGCGAGCGCGCCGAACTCAGCCGCCAGGTAGGAGCGGCCCGGATGGCCGCGGGGGGCACCCGGCTCGTCCTCTCCCGCGAGAAGGCGATCGTCGACAAGTTCCGCGACGCCCTCGGCACCGACGGCGCCCAGCTCGCCATGCTCCTGCTCCGCGCCGGCCGCGGTCCTCTTTAA
- a CDS encoding AAA family ATPase, with protein sequence MGFFASVADVTEKLASVGYLASPAVATTVFLADRLGKPLLVEGPAGVGKTELSRAVAAATGARLVRLQCYEGVDESRALYEWNHAKQLLRITAGQDENWEETKADVFSEEFLLPRPLLTAIQGDEPTVLLIDETDKADVEIEGLLLEVLGDFQITVPELGTITATRPPFVVLTSNATRELSEALRRRCLFLHIDFPDAALEERIVRLHVPDMDETLATSVVRVVGALRAMELRKAPSVAETIDWARTLLALGAQTLDEDVVRESLGVLLKHQADVLTAAKRLRLDSVLR encoded by the coding sequence ATGGGGTTCTTCGCGTCGGTTGCCGACGTCACCGAGAAGTTGGCGTCGGTGGGCTATCTCGCCTCGCCGGCCGTGGCCACGACCGTCTTCCTCGCCGACCGGCTCGGGAAGCCGTTACTCGTCGAGGGCCCGGCCGGCGTCGGCAAGACCGAGCTCTCCCGGGCCGTGGCCGCGGCGACCGGTGCCCGCCTCGTGCGCCTCCAGTGCTACGAGGGCGTCGACGAGTCCCGCGCGCTCTACGAGTGGAACCACGCCAAGCAACTGCTGCGGATCACCGCCGGGCAGGACGAGAACTGGGAAGAGACGAAGGCCGACGTCTTCAGCGAGGAGTTCCTGCTCCCGCGCCCGCTGCTCACCGCGATCCAGGGCGACGAACCGACCGTCCTCCTCATCGACGAGACCGACAAGGCCGACGTCGAGATCGAGGGCCTGCTGCTCGAGGTGCTCGGCGACTTCCAGATCACGGTGCCGGAGCTCGGCACGATCACCGCGACGCGACCGCCGTTCGTCGTCCTGACGTCGAACGCGACCCGCGAGCTCTCGGAGGCGCTGCGCCGCCGCTGCCTGTTCCTGCACATCGACTTCCCGGACGCCGCGCTCGAGGAGCGGATCGTCCGCCTGCACGTCCCCGACATGGACGAGACGCTCGCCACGTCCGTCGTCCGGGTGGTAGGCGCGCTGCGGGCGATGGAGCTGCGGAAGGCTCCCTCGGTCGCCGAGACCATCGACTGGGCCCGCACGCTGCTCGCGCTCGGCGCCCAGACCCTCGACGAGGACGTCGTCCGCGAGTCCCTCGGCGTCCTGCTCAAGCACCAGGCCGACGTGTTGACCGCGGCCAAGCGGCTGCGGCTGGATTCGGTGCTGCGGTGA
- the sucD gene encoding succinate--CoA ligase subunit alpha has translation MSIFLTEKSKVIVQGMTGSEGRKHTQRMLRSGTQIVGGVNPKKAGTSVDFENDVSVPVFGSVAEAIKETGADVSVIFVPPAGAKAAIVEAVDANIGLAVVITEGIPVHDTTWAWDYAGKKRAEGGQTRIIGPNCPGLISPGASNAGIIPADITKSGKIGLVSKSGTLTYQMMYELRDIGFSTAVGIGGDPVIGTTHIDCLEAFQNDPETEAIVMIGEIGGDAEERAAAYISEHVTKPVVAYVAGFTAPEGKTMGHAGAIISGSAGTAQAKKEALEAVGVKVGKTPSETARLMRELVEG, from the coding sequence ATGTCGATCTTCCTGACCGAGAAGAGCAAGGTCATCGTCCAGGGCATGACCGGGTCGGAGGGGCGCAAGCACACCCAGCGCATGCTCCGCTCGGGCACCCAGATCGTGGGCGGCGTCAACCCGAAGAAGGCCGGCACGTCGGTCGACTTCGAGAACGACGTAAGTGTCCCCGTCTTCGGCTCCGTGGCCGAAGCCATCAAGGAGACCGGCGCCGACGTCAGCGTCATCTTCGTCCCGCCGGCCGGCGCGAAGGCGGCGATCGTCGAGGCCGTCGACGCGAACATCGGCCTGGCCGTCGTCATCACCGAGGGCATCCCGGTGCACGACACGACCTGGGCCTGGGACTACGCGGGCAAGAAGCGCGCCGAAGGCGGCCAGACCCGGATCATCGGCCCGAACTGCCCGGGCCTGATCTCGCCCGGAGCCTCCAACGCGGGCATCATCCCGGCCGACATCACCAAGTCCGGCAAGATCGGGCTGGTCAGCAAGTCCGGCACGCTGACCTACCAGATGATGTACGAGCTGCGTGACATCGGTTTCTCGACCGCGGTCGGCATCGGCGGCGACCCGGTCATCGGGACGACCCACATCGACTGTCTCGAGGCGTTCCAGAACGACCCCGAGACCGAGGCCATCGTCATGATCGGCGAGATCGGTGGCGACGCCGAGGAGCGGGCCGCCGCCTACATCTCCGAGCACGTCACCAAGCCGGTCGTCGCGTACGTCGCGGGCTTCACCGCTCCCGAGGGCAAGACGATGGGCCACGCCGGCGCGATCATCTCCGGCTCGGCCGGCACCGCGCAGGCCAAGAAGGAAGCGCTCGAGGCCGTCGGGGTGAAGGTCGGCAAGACGCCGTCCGAGACCGCCCGCCTCATGCGCGAACTCGTCGAGGGCTGA
- a CDS encoding M23 family metallopeptidase, whose translation MVVTTAVVGVSVAALAVGSALPSTDTAAASAALGQSLDASKVSGGQSSDAGNTTQAEAPRSGDARASRSQKRSGVSEPEQLPVWVRPAQGPLSSLFAARWGAFHYGIDFAAAYGSTVRAASAGTVIRSGWYGGYGQIVIIDHGNGITTRYGHNSELLVSVGDHVEAGDPISKVGSTGQSTGPHCHFEVRVDDVPEDPLSWLEDHDVSVTGVNTSL comes from the coding sequence ATGGTGGTCACGACTGCCGTGGTGGGCGTCAGCGTCGCTGCCTTGGCGGTCGGCTCCGCGCTTCCTTCCACGGACACCGCGGCCGCGTCGGCGGCCCTCGGACAGAGCCTCGACGCGAGCAAGGTCTCGGGCGGTCAATCGTCCGACGCCGGCAACACGACGCAGGCCGAAGCCCCCCGCAGCGGCGACGCCCGGGCGTCGCGTTCACAGAAGCGCAGCGGCGTCTCCGAGCCGGAACAGCTACCGGTGTGGGTGCGGCCGGCGCAGGGGCCGCTGAGTTCCCTCTTCGCGGCCCGCTGGGGCGCGTTCCACTACGGCATCGACTTCGCGGCGGCGTACGGCTCCACGGTGCGGGCGGCGAGCGCCGGCACCGTGATCCGCTCCGGGTGGTACGGCGGCTACGGCCAGATCGTGATCATCGACCACGGCAACGGAATCACCACCCGGTACGGACACAATTCAGAGCTGCTGGTTTCGGTCGGCGACCACGTCGAGGCCGGCGACCCGATATCGAAGGTCGGTAGCACCGGCCAGTCGACCGGCCCGCACTGCCACTTCGAGGTCCGCGTCGACGACGTGCCCGAAGACCCGCTGAGCTGGCTCGAGGACCACGACGTCTCGGTGACCGGCGTCAACACCAGCCTCTGA